In Brevundimonas sp. SGAir0440, one DNA window encodes the following:
- the rplU gene encoding 50S ribosomal protein L21, whose product MYAVIKTGGKQYRVQPGDTIVVEKLDGDAGAELKFDSVLMLGGDKGVTLGAPLIDGAFVGATLVETRKGEKIKIFKKTRRQGYRRTNGHRQMESVLRITGIEGAGETAKWDGKVDLTTKAEINLRARNLAARDAASSLGSTETVVTDVDGAEVKGVVVENSAPAKKAPAKKKAAPKAEAAGDEA is encoded by the coding sequence ATGTACGCGGTGATCAAGACCGGCGGCAAGCAGTACCGGGTCCAACCGGGCGACACCATCGTCGTCGAAAAGCTCGACGGCGACGCCGGCGCTGAGCTGAAGTTCGACAGCGTCCTGATGCTGGGCGGCGACAAGGGCGTGACCCTGGGCGCCCCCCTGATCGACGGCGCCTTCGTCGGCGCGACCCTGGTCGAGACCCGCAAGGGTGAGAAGATCAAGATCTTCAAGAAGACCCGTCGCCAAGGCTATCGCCGCACGAACGGCCATCGCCAGATGGAATCGGTCCTGCGCATCACCGGCATCGAAGGCGCCGGCGAGACCGCCAAGTGGGACGGCAAGGTCGATCTGACCACCAAGGCCGAGATCAACCTTCGCGCTCGCAACCTGGCCGCTCGTGACGCTGCGTCCTCGCTGGGTTCGACCGAGACGGTCGTGACCGACGTGGACGGCGCCGAGGTCAAGGGCGTCGTGGTCGAGAACTCGGCTCCCGCCAAGAAGGCCCCGGCCAAGAAGAAGGCTGCGCCCAAGGCTGAAGCCGCCGGCGACGAAGCCTAA
- the rpmA gene encoding 50S ribosomal protein L27: MAHKKSGGSSRNGRDSESKRLGVKKYGGERVLAGNIIVRQRGTTFHPGENMGMGRDHTLFALTNGAVKFTTKRGGRCYVSILAANDDAAQAMAAE; encoded by the coding sequence ATGGCTCACAAGAAATCCGGTGGTTCGTCGCGTAACGGTCGCGACTCCGAGTCGAAGCGCCTTGGCGTGAAGAAGTATGGCGGTGAGCGCGTGCTGGCCGGCAACATCATCGTGCGCCAACGCGGCACCACCTTCCACCCCGGTGAGAACATGGGTATGGGCCGCGACCACACCTTGTTCGCCCTGACGAATGGCGCTGTGAAATTCACCACCAAACGTGGCGGCCGTTGTTACGTGTCGATCCTCGCGGCCAATGACGACGCCGCTCAGGCGATGGCCGCCGAGTAA
- a CDS encoding FKBP-type peptidyl-prolyl cis-trans isomerase — protein MNFGWGKAAIVAGFLLAACGQAAPVDPNAGKAEAAAFMAKNGKEEGVQTLTSGLQYKVVQAGPAGGVSPDRNDLVKVDYEGKLVDNSVFDSSFARGAPAVFTPEEVVKGWTEALQKMRVGDEWLLYVPPELGYGEQGNPKIPANSVLIFRLKLLDVAKVPGGGSGVGMAMG, from the coding sequence ATGAACTTCGGATGGGGTAAGGCGGCGATCGTCGCGGGCTTCTTGCTGGCGGCCTGCGGCCAAGCCGCGCCGGTCGATCCGAACGCAGGCAAGGCCGAGGCGGCCGCCTTCATGGCCAAGAACGGCAAGGAAGAGGGCGTTCAGACCCTGACCAGCGGCCTGCAGTACAAGGTGGTGCAGGCGGGGCCGGCTGGCGGCGTCAGCCCCGACCGCAACGACTTGGTCAAGGTCGACTACGAGGGCAAGCTGGTCGACAACAGCGTGTTCGACAGCTCATTCGCGCGCGGGGCGCCGGCGGTGTTCACGCCCGAGGAAGTGGTCAAGGGATGGACCGAGGCGCTGCAGAAGATGCGCGTCGGCGACGAATGGCTGCTCTATGTCCCGCCCGAGCTGGGCTATGGCGAGCAGGGCAATCCGAAGATCCCGGCCAACTCGGTGCTGATCTTCCGCCTGAAACTGCTGGACGTGGCCAAGGTGCCCGGCGGCGGATCGGGCGTCGGGATGGCGATGGGGTGA
- a CDS encoding cell division ATP-binding protein FtsE codes for MPSSPAEPAAMTETVRLSGVGFGYVGAPDVLRDVNLILPRGSFHFLTGPSGAGKSSLLRLLTLADQPGTGTLRLFGSDVTRIDRRDIPAFRRRMGVVFQDFRLLDHLSAFDNVALPLRLTGLSEAEYADDVREMLKWVGLGRRMEARPPALSGGEKQRLAIARAVITRPGLIVADEPTGSVDAVMADKLLRLFQSLNKLGATVLIASHDEALAQRSGARVLRLEAGRLSEPSRAAA; via the coding sequence ATGCCGTCCTCGCCCGCCGAACCCGCCGCTATGACCGAGACCGTTCGCCTGTCCGGCGTCGGCTTCGGCTATGTCGGCGCGCCCGACGTGCTGCGGGACGTTAACCTCATTTTGCCGCGCGGCTCTTTCCACTTTCTTACCGGGCCGTCCGGGGCCGGAAAGTCCTCGTTGCTGCGTCTGCTGACGCTGGCGGACCAACCCGGAACGGGAACCCTCCGCCTGTTCGGATCGGATGTCACGCGCATCGATCGTCGCGACATCCCGGCCTTTCGGCGGCGGATGGGCGTGGTGTTTCAGGATTTCCGCCTGCTGGATCATCTGTCAGCCTTCGACAATGTCGCCCTGCCGCTGCGCCTCACGGGCTTATCCGAGGCCGAGTACGCCGACGACGTGCGCGAGATGCTGAAATGGGTCGGCTTGGGTCGCCGGATGGAGGCCCGTCCCCCCGCCCTGTCCGGCGGTGAAAAGCAGCGGCTGGCCATCGCCCGCGCCGTCATCACCCGCCCCGGCCTGATCGTGGCCGACGAACCGACCGGCAGCGTGGACGCCGTCATGGCCGACAAGCTGCTGCGGCTGTTCCAGTCGCTGAACAAACTGGGCGCCACCGTCCTGATCGCCAGCCACGACGAGGCCCTGGCCCAGCGGTCGGGGGCGCGCGTCTTAAGGTTGGAGGCTGGACGGCTCAGCGAACCCTCGCGGGCCGCCGCATGA
- a CDS encoding GNAT family N-acetyltransferase has product MCVIETSPVVETRRLILRAPAPQDAPRIAALANDLDIARMTKRMPHPFQMRDADDFVLQVASQDPRRANTFVIDHEDVGPIGVIGLFEGEDRVPETGYWIGREYWGRGFATEALDAALVWASRKWKRRALVAGHFADNPASGRVLEKAGFLYTGETRRAWSRARRAEADTRMMVWLA; this is encoded by the coding sequence ATGTGCGTCATCGAAACCTCTCCTGTCGTCGAGACCCGGCGCCTGATCCTGCGCGCGCCCGCGCCCCAGGATGCGCCGCGCATCGCCGCCCTGGCCAACGACCTGGACATCGCGCGCATGACCAAGCGGATGCCGCATCCGTTCCAGATGCGCGACGCCGACGACTTCGTGTTGCAGGTCGCCTCGCAGGACCCAAGACGAGCCAACACCTTCGTCATCGACCATGAGGACGTGGGGCCCATCGGCGTCATCGGCCTGTTCGAGGGCGAAGACCGGGTGCCGGAAACCGGCTATTGGATCGGGCGTGAATACTGGGGTCGGGGCTTCGCCACCGAGGCGCTGGACGCCGCCCTGGTCTGGGCCAGCCGCAAGTGGAAGCGCCGGGCGCTGGTCGCCGGCCATTTCGCCGACAATCCGGCCTCTGGCCGCGTGCTGGAAAAGGCGGGCTTTCTCTACACCGGCGAGACGCGCCGGGCGTGGAGCCGTGCGCGTCGGGCCGAGGCCGATACGCGCATGATGGTGTGGCTGGCCTGA
- the queG gene encoding tRNA epoxyqueuosine(34) reductase QueG, with protein MRLHAIPRPVSDRLKTFIRQRAAELGFDVCQFASAADAWPAGERLRRFVNEGRHGDMEWMETTLDRRQHPTAMWDQARTAIVLGMNYGPEQNPLDQLADRSAGYISVYARGDDYHEVIKGRLKQLAGQIAARNGADIKVFVDTAPLMEKPLAQRAGLGWQGKHTNLLSRTHGNWLFLGTILTAAEIAPDAAETEHCGRCTSCLDACPTKAFPAPFQLDARRCLSYLTIEFAGPWPVEFRTLTGSRIYGCDDCLAVCPWNKFAQEAREIRLAPRPAFQSPRLHDLLALDDAAFRALFTKSPVKRIGRDRFLRNVLYAVGNSDDATLIAPTKALLDDPSPLVRGAAVWALSQLTPPAEFATLAEATTETDPAVLTEWRGLEPV; from the coding sequence ATGAGACTTCATGCTATCCCCCGCCCCGTGTCCGACCGCCTGAAAACCTTCATCCGCCAGCGCGCGGCCGAGCTGGGCTTCGATGTCTGCCAGTTCGCCTCGGCGGCCGACGCCTGGCCGGCGGGCGAGCGGCTGCGGCGTTTCGTGAACGAGGGCCGGCATGGCGACATGGAATGGATGGAGACGACGCTGGATCGCCGCCAGCACCCCACCGCCATGTGGGATCAGGCCAGGACCGCCATCGTCCTGGGCATGAACTACGGCCCTGAGCAGAACCCGCTGGATCAGCTGGCTGACCGCTCGGCCGGCTACATCTCGGTCTATGCGCGCGGCGACGACTATCACGAGGTCATCAAGGGCCGGCTGAAACAGCTGGCGGGCCAGATCGCGGCCCGCAACGGGGCCGACATCAAGGTCTTCGTCGACACCGCCCCCCTGATGGAAAAGCCGCTGGCCCAGCGCGCCGGCCTGGGCTGGCAGGGCAAACACACCAATCTGCTCAGCCGCACCCACGGCAACTGGCTGTTTCTGGGCACGATCCTGACCGCCGCCGAGATCGCGCCGGACGCGGCCGAGACCGAACACTGCGGCCGCTGCACATCCTGTCTCGACGCCTGCCCAACCAAGGCCTTTCCCGCCCCGTTCCAGCTCGACGCCCGGCGCTGCCTGTCCTACCTGACCATCGAGTTCGCCGGGCCCTGGCCGGTCGAGTTCCGCACCCTGACCGGATCGCGCATCTATGGCTGCGACGACTGTCTGGCGGTCTGTCCGTGGAACAAGTTCGCCCAGGAAGCCCGCGAAATCCGGCTGGCGCCCCGCCCGGCTTTTCAAAGCCCACGCCTGCATGACCTGCTGGCGTTGGACGACGCCGCCTTCCGCGCCCTTTTCACCAAGAGTCCGGTCAAGCGGATCGGCCGCGACCGCTTCCTCAGAAATGTCCTCTACGCCGTCGGCAACTCGGACGACGCGACCCTCATCGCCCCGACGAAGGCCTTGCTTGACGACCCCTCGCCCCTGGTGCGCGGCGCCGCCGTCTGGGCCCTGTCGCAACTGACGCCGCCCGCCGAGTTCGCGACCCTGGCCGAGGCGACGACCGAGACCGATCCCGCGGTCCTGACCGAATGGCGGGGCCTGGAACCCGTCTAG
- a CDS encoding threonine ammonia-lyase produces the protein MTVTFADIQAARTRIAGAVDRTPTRYSRKLSQLTGAEVWVKFDNLQFTGSFKERGALNRLLMLSPEERKRGVVAASAGNHAQALAYHGGRLGVPVTIVMPEGTPFAKINGTRSHGATVVIEGLDFTGSTEAAKRLEAEKGYVFVSAFDDEGIVAGQGVCAIELLEDAPEVEALIIPIGGGGLIAGCAIAAKAMKPDIKVFGVEAARYPSFTAKRAGMPPLCTGQTIAEGIAIKAVGDIPFALADPLVDDVFVCQEADFERAVATYVTYEKTVSEGAGAGGLAALLAYPDRFKGMKVGLELCGGNIDARMLAVVLNREMVRERRLIVYRILGDDRPGMLSAMAAVIGGLGGNIIDVVHNRLALDVPAKGAEFDIMVETRDSAHADEIGEALKERGYELRMG, from the coding sequence ATGACCGTCACCTTCGCCGATATTCAAGCCGCGCGCACCCGGATCGCCGGCGCGGTCGACCGCACCCCGACCCGCTACTCCAGAAAGCTGTCGCAGCTGACGGGCGCCGAGGTCTGGGTGAAATTCGACAATCTGCAATTCACCGGCAGCTTCAAGGAGCGCGGCGCTCTGAACCGGTTGCTGATGCTGAGTCCCGAGGAGAGGAAGCGCGGCGTGGTGGCCGCCAGCGCTGGGAACCACGCCCAGGCCCTGGCCTATCACGGCGGACGTCTGGGCGTGCCGGTGACCATCGTGATGCCCGAGGGCACGCCCTTCGCCAAGATCAACGGCACGCGCTCGCACGGCGCGACCGTGGTGATCGAGGGGCTGGACTTCACCGGCTCGACCGAGGCGGCCAAGCGGCTGGAGGCCGAAAAGGGCTATGTCTTCGTCTCGGCCTTCGACGACGAAGGCATCGTGGCGGGCCAGGGTGTCTGCGCGATAGAGCTTCTGGAGGATGCGCCCGAGGTCGAAGCCTTGATCATCCCCATCGGCGGCGGCGGGCTGATCGCGGGCTGCGCCATTGCGGCCAAGGCGATGAAGCCAGACATCAAGGTCTTCGGCGTTGAGGCCGCGCGCTATCCGTCCTTCACCGCCAAACGGGCGGGAATGCCGCCGCTCTGCACCGGCCAGACCATCGCCGAGGGCATCGCCATCAAGGCCGTCGGCGACATTCCCTTCGCCCTGGCCGACCCGCTGGTAGACGACGTCTTCGTCTGCCAGGAAGCCGACTTCGAACGGGCCGTCGCCACCTATGTCACCTATGAGAAGACGGTGTCGGAAGGGGCCGGCGCGGGCGGTCTGGCCGCGCTTCTGGCCTATCCCGACCGGTTCAAGGGGATGAAGGTCGGGCTGGAGTTGTGCGGCGGAAACATCGATGCGCGGATGCTGGCGGTCGTCTTGAACCGCGAGATGGTCCGTGAGCGCAGATTGATCGTCTATCGCATCCTGGGCGACGATCGGCCGGGCATGCTGTCGGCCATGGCGGCGGTGATCGGCGGCCTGGGCGGCAACATCATCGACGTGGTCCACAACCGTCTGGCGCTGGACGTGCCGGCCAAGGGCGCCGAGTTCGACATCATGGTCGAAACGCGCGATAGCGCCCACGCCGACGAGATCGGCGAGGCCTTGAAGGAACGCGGCTATGAACTTCGGATGGGGTAA
- a CDS encoding DUF2239 family protein, which produces MSDEVRDLILFDGPRRIARGSDAAVAAACRKALAASPHAALRVFDLATGRPVDLDLREQEPALAQKRGRPRLGVAAREVTLLPRHWDWLATQPGGASAALRRLVEQARKTGADNDVRRRRTEAAYGFMVEMAGDAPDFEETSRALFAGDRDRLTALIAPWPTDIRTQILELFDGAAASGD; this is translated from the coding sequence ATGAGCGACGAAGTTCGCGATCTGATCCTGTTCGACGGCCCCCGACGCATCGCAAGAGGCTCGGACGCCGCCGTGGCTGCCGCCTGTCGCAAGGCCCTGGCGGCCTCGCCTCACGCCGCGCTACGCGTGTTCGATCTGGCGACCGGTCGGCCGGTCGACCTGGACCTCCGCGAACAAGAACCGGCTTTGGCTCAAAAGCGCGGCCGTCCGCGTCTGGGCGTCGCCGCACGCGAGGTCACGCTGTTGCCCCGGCATTGGGACTGGCTGGCGACCCAGCCGGGCGGCGCCTCGGCCGCCCTGCGCCGTCTGGTGGAACAGGCCCGCAAGACCGGCGCCGACAACGATGTACGCCGCCGTCGCACCGAAGCCGCCTACGGCTTCATGGTCGAGATGGCCGGCGACGCCCCCGACTTCGAGGAGACCAGCCGCGCGCTGTTCGCCGGCGACCGCGATCGTTTGACCGCCCTGATCGCCCCTTGGCCCACTGACATTCGGACCCAGATTCTCGAACTGTTCGACGGCGCGGCGGCATCCGGCGACTGA
- a CDS encoding MJ0042-type zinc finger domain-containing protein, which produces MILTCPACATSYFIRDEAIGPEGRKVRCQSCGDVWRATPDEPLELTLTPEPAVAAATPATSPEPDPAPTASSLAETPAPELPRAFRARADRQKKLRRAATQGVIWAGLASVFIGLIVSAFLFRVEIVQAFPRAASAYKFFGAPVNPVGLDFEALTAKAAPNHPGMIVVSGAIRNVRDVEIVSPPIRVALLDAAGAEVGFKIVKIDAAPVLPGKVQGFAALIPDPGGHGAGIGVDFAPASPSPVKPQAEHGGHEAKAAPAHAPQPAAETSQGLRSATAPGAEAPNTAAPIDARPVGAVDKGHGEAVSASHHG; this is translated from the coding sequence ATGATACTGACCTGCCCCGCCTGCGCCACCAGCTATTTCATTCGTGACGAAGCCATAGGCCCCGAAGGCCGCAAAGTGCGCTGCCAATCGTGCGGCGACGTGTGGCGCGCGACCCCCGACGAGCCGCTGGAACTGACCCTGACGCCCGAGCCGGCGGTCGCCGCTGCCACGCCTGCAACCTCGCCCGAACCCGATCCGGCACCGACCGCCTCCAGCCTGGCCGAAACGCCGGCGCCGGAGCTGCCTCGCGCCTTCCGCGCCCGCGCCGATCGGCAGAAGAAGCTGCGCCGCGCTGCGACCCAGGGCGTGATCTGGGCGGGTCTGGCCAGCGTCTTTATCGGCCTGATCGTTTCGGCCTTCCTGTTCCGCGTCGAGATCGTCCAGGCCTTCCCTCGGGCGGCTTCGGCCTACAAATTCTTCGGCGCGCCGGTCAATCCGGTCGGGCTGGACTTCGAAGCCCTGACGGCCAAGGCCGCGCCAAACCATCCCGGCATGATCGTGGTGTCCGGCGCCATCCGCAATGTGCGCGACGTCGAGATCGTCTCGCCGCCGATTCGCGTGGCCCTGCTGGACGCCGCCGGCGCCGAGGTCGGGTTCAAGATCGTAAAGATCGACGCGGCGCCGGTCCTGCCGGGCAAGGTCCAGGGCTTCGCTGCTCTGATCCCCGATCCGGGCGGCCACGGGGCCGGGATCGGCGTCGACTTCGCGCCGGCCAGCCCTTCGCCTGTAAAACCCCAAGCTGAACACGGCGGCCATGAGGCGAAGGCCGCGCCCGCGCACGCGCCGCAGCCCGCCGCCGAAACCTCTCAAGGACTGCGCTCGGCGACGGCGCCCGGCGCCGAGGCGCCGAACACGGCCGCGCCGATCGACGCGCGACCGGTCGGGGCTGTGGACAAGGGGCATGGTGAGGCGGTATCGGCCTCGCATCATGGCTGA
- a CDS encoding ABC transporter permease, with protein sequence MIRLSDFSLSSRRPGLLPPAAAGEPWLMTVIAVLCFLACLAAVAASAADRAAHGWARQLGAEATVQVRPRVGETGDTAAARAAETLSGVDGVEEAAALSRKAAEDLLRPWLGDAVLPDLPLPHLVTVRLNAQAPASAVTLSRALAEAGLDATVDDHSLWRGEVERSAGMITVLAGAAFLAVAFAAGAAIAYATRAGLAAGQGVIETLSLNGATDGAIAWLFQRRFGLMAAGAGAIGAGLAAVLLILLRFIGGSGGLTAALPISWSDLALLSPCPLLAATVAVLAARFAAMRMLASGRPTEGGGA encoded by the coding sequence ATGATCCGTCTGTCTGACTTCAGCCTCTCCAGCCGCCGGCCCGGCCTGCTTCCGCCCGCCGCGGCCGGCGAGCCGTGGCTGATGACCGTCATCGCCGTCCTGTGCTTTTTGGCCTGCCTCGCCGCCGTCGCCGCCTCGGCCGCCGACCGCGCCGCGCACGGCTGGGCCCGACAGCTGGGCGCCGAGGCCACCGTGCAGGTCCGTCCCCGCGTCGGCGAAACCGGCGACACCGCCGCCGCCCGCGCGGCCGAGACCCTGTCCGGCGTCGATGGGGTGGAGGAGGCCGCCGCCCTGAGCCGCAAGGCGGCCGAGGATTTGCTGCGCCCCTGGCTGGGCGACGCGGTCCTGCCCGACCTGCCCCTGCCCCATCTGGTGACGGTCCGACTGAACGCCCAGGCGCCGGCCAGCGCCGTGACCCTGAGCCGCGCCCTGGCCGAGGCCGGGCTGGACGCCACGGTGGACGATCACAGCCTGTGGCGCGGCGAGGTCGAGCGGTCCGCCGGCATGATCACGGTCCTGGCCGGCGCCGCCTTCCTGGCCGTCGCCTTCGCTGCGGGCGCCGCCATCGCTTATGCGACGCGGGCGGGCCTAGCGGCCGGTCAAGGCGTGATCGAGACCCTGAGCCTGAACGGCGCGACCGACGGGGCCATCGCCTGGCTGTTCCAGCGACGGTTCGGCCTGATGGCGGCCGGCGCGGGCGCGATCGGCGCCGGGCTGGCGGCGGTCCTTCTGATCCTCCTGCGGTTCATCGGCGGATCGGGCGGCCTGACGGCGGCCCTGCCGATCAGCTGGAGCGACCTAGCGTTGCTCTCGCCTTGCCCGCTGCTCGCGGCTACGGTTGCCGTTCTCGCGGCGAGATTCGCCGCCATGCGAATGCTGGCGTCAGGACGGCCGACAGAGGGAGGGGGCGCATGA
- a CDS encoding phosphoribosyltransferase, producing MADPSPTPTVLLSEAEVARIVADLAQRIAPVIDDDTVAAVLLTGGLWFAADLTRALSRVGRNVRFDALWLASYGDEQTSRGRIDVYAPFQRPIAGRRVLILDDVFDTGLSLAEAVRIAREAGASEVLTCVFARKPWPKPRAPEPDFVGWEAPNRFLVGYGLDHAGTLRGLPDICALD from the coding sequence ATGGCTGATCCCTCCCCGACGCCGACCGTTCTTCTGTCCGAGGCCGAGGTGGCGCGCATCGTCGCCGACCTGGCCCAGCGCATCGCGCCCGTCATCGACGACGATACGGTCGCCGCCGTGCTGCTGACCGGCGGCCTGTGGTTCGCCGCCGACCTGACCCGCGCCCTGTCGCGCGTCGGCCGCAACGTCCGTTTCGACGCCCTGTGGCTGGCCTCCTATGGCGACGAGCAGACCAGCCGGGGCCGGATCGACGTCTATGCGCCGTTCCAGCGCCCGATCGCGGGACGCCGCGTCCTTATACTGGACGACGTCTTCGACACCGGCCTGTCGCTGGCGGAAGCCGTGCGCATCGCCCGGGAGGCGGGAGCGTCCGAAGTCCTGACCTGCGTTTTCGCCAGGAAGCCTTGGCCCAAGCCCCGCGCGCCCGAGCCGGACTTCGTCGGCTGGGAGGCGCCGAACCGTTTCCTGGTCGGCTATGGCCTGGACCACGCCGGGACGCTGAGGGGCCTGCCGGACATCTGCGCCCTCGACTGA
- a CDS encoding glutathione S-transferase family protein, producing MADPCVLFHFAFQPASRAARLALGEARIEWTDAPVRPWEDDCPVNDFNPSGLPPVIQTMDRGRPLVLCELPAILGWIEDQQKGPLLLPADLAERAEARRLTGWFERRFMDEVDAVLLHERMEKPLLKLGPPEARALRDGRDALKSHLAMLEDLVAARDWLAGRRLSQADLIAAAHLSVLDYFGEIQWKTWPGLKTWYSKLKSRPCFRPLLADRFVGVPPSAWYADLDF from the coding sequence ATGGCCGACCCTTGTGTTCTCTTCCACTTCGCCTTCCAGCCCGCCTCACGCGCCGCGCGACTGGCGCTGGGAGAGGCGCGGATCGAATGGACGGATGCGCCGGTCCGTCCGTGGGAGGACGATTGCCCGGTCAACGACTTTAACCCGTCCGGCCTGCCGCCGGTGATCCAGACGATGGATCGCGGCCGCCCGCTGGTGCTGTGCGAACTGCCCGCCATCCTGGGCTGGATCGAGGATCAGCAAAAGGGGCCGCTGCTGCTGCCCGCCGATCTGGCCGAACGGGCCGAGGCGCGCCGCCTGACCGGCTGGTTCGAGCGCCGCTTCATGGACGAGGTCGACGCCGTCCTGCTGCACGAGCGGATGGAAAAACCGCTGCTGAAGCTAGGCCCGCCCGAAGCCCGCGCCCTGCGTGACGGCCGCGACGCCCTGAAATCCCACCTCGCCATGCTGGAGGACCTGGTCGCCGCGCGCGACTGGCTGGCCGGCCGCCGCCTGTCCCAGGCCGACCTGATCGCCGCCGCCCACCTGTCGGTGCTGGACTATTTCGGCGAGATCCAGTGGAAGACCTGGCCCGGCCTGAAGACCTGGTACTCCAAGCTCAAATCCCGCCCCTGCTTCCGCCCCCTGCTCGCCGACCGCTTCGTCGGCGTGCCGCCGTCGGCGTGGTATGCGGACCTGGATTTTTAA
- a CDS encoding GIY-YIG nuclease family protein: protein MTPTNRKSLIAEYKERVTIAGVYAVICSATGQVWVGKSRHIDTEQNGLWFALRHGGSPYRSLQAAWKAHTPEDFRFEQLDRLPEDISNLRRKDELLSRAKLWIARLGAEAL from the coding sequence ATGACCCCGACAAATCGCAAGAGCCTGATCGCCGAATATAAGGAGCGCGTGACCATCGCCGGGGTATATGCCGTGATCTGCAGCGCGACGGGTCAGGTCTGGGTCGGCAAGAGCCGCCACATCGACACCGAGCAGAACGGCCTGTGGTTTGCGCTGCGCCACGGCGGCAGTCCGTATCGGTCGCTTCAGGCGGCGTGGAAGGCGCACACACCCGAGGATTTTCGCTTCGAACAGCTGGACCGTCTGCCGGAAGACATCTCAAACTTGAGGCGCAAGGACGAGCTGCTTAGTCGCGCCAAGCTGTGGATCGCCCGGTTGGGCGCCGAGGCGCTTTAA
- a CDS encoding YdcF family protein: protein MRLLSVIFIAGLIWLVGLFAFAHRVRELTPADDPARADAIVALTGPSSERVNTAIRLLEQGKGERVLISGVNREVRRQELRELTPGSSRLFNCCVDLGFEAEDTVGNAQEIAAWSRAKGYRSLIVVTSDYHMPRSLVEIRGQLPGVKLTPYAISTPSLDNARWWRAAVTARRMTLEYMKYLAVLGREGVRRITRDRPAAVTAETETAPDEKAAS from the coding sequence ATGAGACTGTTGAGCGTCATCTTCATCGCCGGTCTGATCTGGCTGGTCGGCCTGTTCGCCTTTGCGCACCGGGTGCGCGAGCTGACGCCGGCCGACGATCCCGCGCGCGCCGACGCCATCGTGGCCCTGACCGGTCCGTCGTCCGAGCGGGTCAACACCGCCATCCGCCTGTTGGAACAGGGCAAGGGCGAACGGGTGCTGATCTCCGGCGTCAATCGCGAGGTGCGCCGCCAGGAGCTGCGCGAGCTGACGCCCGGCTCCAGCCGTCTGTTCAACTGCTGCGTCGACCTGGGTTTCGAGGCTGAGGACACGGTCGGCAACGCCCAGGAGATCGCCGCCTGGAGCCGCGCCAAGGGCTATCGCAGCCTGATCGTCGTCACCTCCGACTATCATATGCCGCGATCGCTGGTCGAAATCCGGGGCCAACTGCCGGGCGTGAAACTGACGCCCTACGCCATCTCCACCCCGTCGCTGGACAATGCGCGCTGGTGGCGGGCGGCGGTGACTGCGCGGCGGATGACGCTGGAATATATGAAATACCTCGCCGTCCTGGGCCGTGAGGGCGTGCGTCGCATCACCCGCGACCGGCCCGCCGCCGTCACGGCCGAGACCGAAACCGCCCCTGACGAAAAGGCCGCGTCCTAA